From a single Micromonospora sp. WMMD1102 genomic region:
- a CDS encoding type III pantothenate kinase has protein sequence MLLCIDIGNTNTVLATFEGEKLVHSWRIKTDARSTADELGLKFRGLLAGDAVEITGVAACSTVPAALRSLRTMLARYYGELPNVVVEPGVKTGVQLAIDNPKEVGADRVVNTLAAYTLYGGPSIVVDFGTTTNFDVISGRGEFLGGAFAPGIEISFDALAARAAQLRKVEPAVPRSVIGKNTVECLQAGMYFGFAGQVDRIVERMVGELGEVRAVIATGGLAPLVIGECRTITHHEPMITLIGLRMVYDRNR, from the coding sequence ATGCTGCTCTGTATCGACATCGGTAACACCAACACCGTGCTGGCGACCTTCGAGGGCGAGAAGCTGGTGCACTCCTGGCGGATCAAGACCGACGCCCGGTCCACCGCCGACGAGCTGGGCCTCAAGTTCCGCGGCCTGCTGGCCGGGGACGCCGTCGAGATCACCGGGGTGGCCGCCTGCTCCACGGTGCCGGCCGCGCTGCGCTCGCTGCGGACGATGCTGGCCCGCTACTACGGCGAGTTGCCGAACGTGGTCGTCGAGCCGGGGGTGAAGACCGGGGTGCAGTTGGCGATCGACAACCCGAAGGAGGTCGGCGCCGACCGGGTGGTGAACACCCTGGCGGCGTACACCCTCTACGGGGGGCCGTCCATCGTGGTCGACTTCGGCACCACCACCAACTTCGACGTGATCAGCGGCCGGGGCGAGTTCCTCGGCGGGGCGTTCGCACCCGGCATCGAGATCTCCTTCGACGCGCTCGCCGCCCGGGCGGCGCAGTTGCGCAAGGTCGAGCCGGCCGTGCCCCGTTCGGTGATCGGCAAGAACACCGTGGAGTGTCTCCAGGCCGGGATGTACTTCGGCTTCGCCGGCCAGGTGGACCGGATCGTCGAGCGGATGGTCGGCGAGCTGGGCGAGGTGCGGGCGGTGATCGCCACCGGCGGGTTGGCACCGCTGGTGATCGGGGAGTGCCGGACGATCACCCACCACGAGCCGATGATCACGCTGATCGGGCTGCGCATGGTCTACGACCGCAACCGCTGA
- the panD gene encoding aspartate 1-decarboxylase, whose product MFRTMLKSKIHRATVTQADLHYVGSVTVDSDLLDAADLLPGEQVAIVDITNGARLETYVIPGERGSGVIGINGAAAHLVHPGDLVILISYGQMDDAEARTYQPRIVHVDAENRILSLGADPAGAVPGMAGDPVRGDLVATG is encoded by the coding sequence ATGTTCCGCACCATGCTCAAGTCGAAGATCCACCGGGCCACGGTGACCCAGGCGGACCTGCACTACGTCGGCTCGGTGACCGTCGACTCCGACCTGCTGGACGCCGCCGACCTGCTCCCCGGCGAGCAGGTGGCGATCGTGGACATCACCAACGGTGCCCGGCTGGAGACGTACGTGATCCCCGGTGAGCGGGGCAGTGGCGTGATCGGTATCAACGGTGCCGCCGCACACCTGGTGCATCCCGGTGACCTGGTCATCCTGATCTCGTACGGCCAGATGGACGACGCCGAGGCGCGGACGTACCAGCCGAGGATCGTGCACGTCGACGCCGAGAACCGGATCCTCTCGCTCGGCGCCGACCCGGCCGGGGCCGTACCCGGAATGGCCGGCGACCCGGTCCGGGGCGACCTGGTGGCCACCGGCTGA
- a CDS encoding L-aspartate oxidase has protein sequence MQFPTVDLPVAPRLLAAPAPGWVETTDVIVIGSGIAGLTAALHLREAGLHVTVVTKVNIDDGSTRWAQGGIAAVLDPLDTPAAHASDTELAGVGLCDPAAVRVLVAEGPTRLRELIRTGAEFDRNPDGSLMLGREGGHRADRIVHAGGDATGAEVQRALHAAVGRDPWIRLVEHALVLDLLRAPDGGWAGPGRACGITLHVLGEGSEDGVGAILARAVVLATGGMGQVFAATTNPTVSTGDGVALAMRAGAAVTDLEFVQFHPTALLTPVAPAVDGVVPERAAQRPLVTEALRGEGAHLVDADGKRFMVGQHELAELAPRDVVAKGIHRVLLATGADHVFLDARHLGAEFLGRRFPTIVASCLAAGIDPAEQPIPVAPAAHYASGGVRTDLSGRTSIPGLYACGEVACTGVHGANRLASNSLLEGLVFARRIAQDITRDLPAQAEPAPTGAWRGGEGAAVDPAVRERLARAMTRGAGVLRSADSLRATAAELVTLGGTRGAPRTASWEATNLLTVAAALVGAAYARQETRGCHWREDYSESRDDWLGHLVGSIGPAGNLRQDWEAL, from the coding sequence ATGCAGTTTCCGACCGTCGACCTGCCGGTGGCGCCCCGGCTGCTGGCCGCGCCGGCACCGGGCTGGGTGGAGACGACCGACGTGATCGTGATCGGGTCGGGCATCGCCGGGCTCACCGCCGCACTGCACCTGCGCGAGGCAGGACTGCACGTGACAGTGGTGACCAAGGTCAACATCGACGACGGCTCGACCCGGTGGGCACAGGGCGGCATCGCCGCCGTACTCGATCCGCTGGACACCCCGGCGGCGCACGCTTCGGACACCGAGCTGGCCGGGGTCGGGCTCTGTGACCCGGCGGCGGTCCGGGTGCTGGTGGCGGAGGGACCGACCCGGCTGCGCGAGCTGATCCGGACCGGTGCCGAGTTCGACCGCAACCCGGACGGGTCGCTGATGCTGGGCCGGGAGGGCGGGCACCGGGCGGACCGGATCGTGCACGCCGGTGGCGACGCGACCGGGGCCGAGGTGCAGCGGGCACTGCACGCCGCCGTCGGCCGGGACCCCTGGATCCGGCTGGTCGAGCACGCCCTCGTCCTCGACCTGCTCCGGGCGCCGGACGGCGGCTGGGCCGGTCCCGGCCGGGCCTGCGGGATCACCCTGCACGTGCTCGGCGAGGGCAGCGAGGACGGGGTCGGCGCGATCCTGGCCCGCGCGGTGGTGCTGGCCACCGGCGGGATGGGGCAGGTCTTCGCCGCCACCACCAACCCGACGGTCTCCACCGGTGACGGTGTCGCGCTGGCGATGCGGGCCGGTGCCGCCGTCACCGACCTCGAGTTCGTCCAGTTCCATCCGACCGCGTTGCTGACCCCGGTCGCCCCGGCGGTCGACGGCGTCGTGCCGGAGCGGGCCGCACAGCGGCCGCTGGTCACCGAGGCGTTGCGCGGCGAGGGCGCGCACCTGGTGGACGCGGACGGCAAGCGGTTCATGGTCGGCCAGCACGAACTGGCCGAGCTGGCACCCCGGGACGTGGTGGCCAAGGGCATCCACCGGGTACTCCTGGCCACCGGCGCCGACCACGTCTTCCTGGACGCCCGGCACCTCGGCGCCGAGTTCCTGGGCCGGCGCTTCCCCACCATCGTCGCCTCCTGCCTGGCGGCCGGCATCGATCCGGCCGAGCAGCCGATCCCGGTCGCCCCGGCCGCGCACTACGCCTCCGGCGGGGTACGCACCGACCTGTCCGGCCGCACCTCCATCCCCGGCCTGTACGCCTGCGGCGAGGTCGCCTGCACCGGCGTGCACGGCGCCAACCGACTGGCCAGCAACTCGCTGCTGGAAGGGCTCGTCTTCGCCCGCCGGATCGCCCAGGACATCACCCGGGACCTGCCGGCCCAGGCCGAGCCGGCGCCCACCGGGGCGTGGCGCGGCGGCGAGGGCGCTGCGGTCGACCCGGCGGTGCGGGAGCGGCTGGCAAGAGCGATGACCCGGGGAGCCGGTGTGCTCCGTTCGGCCGACTCGCTCCGGGCAACCGCCGCCGAGCTGGTCACCCTGGGCGGCACCCGGGGTGCGCCGCGCACCGCGAGCTGGGAGGCGACGAACCTGCTGACGGTGGCGGCGGCGCTGGTCGGCGCGGCGTACGCCCGGCAGGAGACCCGGGGTTGCCATTGGCGCGAGGATTACTCGGAATCGCGCGACGATTGGCTCGGGCACCTGGTCGGGTCGATCGGTCCGGCGGGCAACCTGCGACAGGACTGGGAAGCACTGTGA
- a CDS encoding NADH-quinone oxidoreductase subunit D, translated as MTGMTADTGALRELTVGTGAGLDTADMVLNIGPQHPSTHGVLRLKLVLDGERVIACEPIIGYMHRGAEKLFEVRDYRQIIVLANRHDWLSAFSNELGVVLAVERLMGMEVPERAVWLRTALAELNRVLNHLMFLGSYPLEIGAITPVFYAFRERETLQAVMEEVSGGRIHYMFNRVGGLKEEVPAGWTRRARAAIGEVRRRLPDLDNLIRRNDIFLARTVGVGVLSAADAAAYGASGPVGRASGLDLDLRRDEPYLAYGSLEVPVVTRSAGDCHSRFEVLLDQVYVSLDLAERCLDQVDRITGPVNVRLPKVVKAPEGHTYAWTENPLGINGYYLVSRGDKTPWRMKLRTASYANVQALATLLPGCLVPDLIAILGSMFFVVGDIDK; from the coding sequence ATGACGGGCATGACTGCCGACACCGGGGCGCTGCGGGAGCTGACCGTCGGCACCGGGGCGGGCCTCGACACCGCCGACATGGTGCTGAACATCGGGCCGCAGCATCCGTCGACGCACGGCGTACTCCGGCTCAAGCTCGTGCTCGACGGGGAGCGGGTGATCGCCTGCGAGCCGATCATCGGCTACATGCACCGGGGCGCGGAGAAACTCTTCGAGGTACGCGACTACCGGCAGATCATCGTGCTGGCCAACCGGCACGACTGGCTCTCGGCGTTCTCCAACGAACTGGGCGTGGTGCTGGCGGTCGAGCGGCTGATGGGGATGGAGGTGCCGGAACGGGCCGTCTGGCTGCGTACCGCCCTGGCCGAGTTGAACCGGGTGCTCAACCACCTGATGTTCCTCGGCTCCTACCCGCTGGAGATCGGCGCCATCACCCCGGTGTTCTACGCCTTCCGGGAACGGGAGACCCTCCAGGCCGTCATGGAGGAGGTCTCCGGCGGCCGGATCCACTACATGTTCAACCGGGTCGGCGGACTCAAGGAGGAGGTGCCGGCCGGTTGGACCCGGCGGGCCCGGGCGGCGATCGGCGAGGTACGCCGCCGCCTGCCGGACCTGGACAACCTGATCCGGCGCAACGACATCTTCCTGGCCCGTACCGTCGGGGTCGGGGTGCTCTCCGCCGCCGACGCGGCCGCGTACGGCGCCTCCGGGCCGGTCGGCCGGGCCTCCGGGCTCGACCTCGACCTGCGCCGCGACGAGCCGTACCTGGCGTACGGGTCGCTGGAGGTGCCGGTGGTCACCCGCAGCGCCGGGGACTGCCACTCCCGCTTCGAGGTCCTGCTCGACCAGGTGTACGTCTCACTCGACCTCGCGGAACGCTGCCTGGACCAGGTCGACCGGATCACCGGTCCGGTGAACGTGCGGCTGCCCAAGGTGGTGAAGGCGCCCGAGGGGCACACCTACGCCTGGACCGAGAACCCGCTCGGGATCAACGGGTACTACCTGGTGTCCCGGGGTGACAAGACGCCGTGGCGGATGAAACTGCGCACCGCGTCGTACGCCAACGTGCAGGCGCTGGCCACGCTGCTCCCCGGCTGCCTGGTGCCGGATCTGATCGCGATCCTGGGCTCGATGTTCTTCGTCGTCGGCGACATCGACAAGTAG
- a CDS encoding WD40 repeat domain-containing protein, which yields MVIAARHPIGTGPGYAAPKLGLAGLSQHNDRFLPVTPIDMTLTFPDPARPKFYRIRLDGRRLIRTAWTEGRKPRETVKYLDVSYDHEAEWACWKVRDKMMREGFCRVADVAGAARGDTVLEFLVPNRSSGDVFDLSPDGRTLVVGTMLKEAYGAEIHLVDIATGHRRLLHTEPPETRPEPLGKAQTFIHTVFFDADGERIIYALNEETRLLDPASGQQRTLAAYRQYQDAQFNPFCVQPVWDAARRRLLVFDAGDMVRVIDTDGSVLFEVCTKAGTTECRAGALSPSGRLLALYRPSRGVVYRHEDALHDPTNEIEVWDIAAGRLTARIPAPVPPAGARQLHKIGFDPTESLVVTNPDPVQGPCALSIETGELVWHFPDAYRTDRWDTCYGWDYSPDGATLAIGRRGDTEVVDAATRVADSAFERCPATGPTGRTYRVKLAADGTLLASGGDSGRILVRKL from the coding sequence GTGGTCATCGCGGCTCGCCATCCGATCGGCACCGGCCCAGGATATGCGGCGCCGAAGCTCGGCCTTGCCGGGCTGTCGCAACACAACGATAGGTTCCTCCCCGTGACCCCGATCGACATGACGCTGACGTTCCCGGACCCCGCACGGCCGAAGTTCTACCGCATCAGGCTCGACGGCAGGCGGTTGATCCGCACGGCATGGACCGAAGGCAGAAAACCCCGCGAGACCGTCAAGTATTTGGATGTCAGCTATGACCACGAAGCCGAGTGGGCCTGCTGGAAAGTTCGCGACAAGATGATGCGCGAAGGATTCTGCCGTGTCGCGGATGTCGCTGGCGCGGCGCGCGGTGACACGGTGCTGGAGTTTCTGGTGCCGAATCGCTCTTCAGGCGACGTGTTCGACCTCTCACCGGACGGCCGAACCCTGGTCGTCGGAACGATGCTCAAGGAGGCGTACGGCGCGGAGATCCATCTGGTGGACATCGCCACCGGCCACCGCCGGCTGTTGCACACCGAGCCACCGGAGACCCGACCGGAACCGTTAGGCAAAGCTCAGACGTTTATCCACACGGTGTTTTTCGACGCCGACGGTGAGCGGATCATCTACGCGCTCAACGAGGAGACCCGTCTGTTGGACCCGGCAAGCGGGCAGCAGCGGACCCTTGCCGCCTACCGACAATACCAGGATGCCCAGTTCAACCCCTTCTGCGTGCAACCTGTATGGGACGCCGCCCGGCGCAGGCTGCTCGTGTTCGACGCCGGGGATATGGTACGGGTGATTGATACAGATGGTTCTGTGCTCTTCGAGGTGTGCACCAAGGCTGGCACGACGGAATGCCGCGCAGGTGCGCTGTCGCCGTCGGGGCGATTGCTCGCGCTGTACCGGCCAAGTCGCGGCGTCGTCTACCGGCACGAAGACGCGCTGCACGACCCGACCAACGAGATCGAGGTATGGGATATCGCAGCGGGGCGCCTTACCGCGCGCATCCCGGCGCCGGTCCCACCGGCGGGCGCACGGCAGTTGCACAAGATCGGATTCGATCCCACCGAGAGTCTGGTCGTGACCAACCCCGACCCCGTCCAGGGGCCCTGTGCCTTGTCGATCGAGACCGGCGAGCTGGTCTGGCACTTTCCGGACGCCTATCGCACCGACCGCTGGGACACCTGCTACGGCTGGGACTACTCGCCCGATGGTGCGACGCTGGCCATCGGCCGCAGAGGGGACACGGAGGTCGTTGACGCGGCCACCCGCGTTGCCGACTCGGCGTTCGAGCGCTGCCCTGCGACAGGCCCGACCGGTCGTACCTATCGGGTCAAACTCGCCGCCGACGGCACGTTGCTCGCCTCGGGCGGCGACTCGGGCCGGATCCTCGTCCGCAAGCTGTGA
- a CDS encoding type II toxin-antitoxin system VapB family antitoxin, whose product MVDIDEDLLSEAARLLGTTTKKDTVNAALREVGDRMRRLEALLESQEMAERGEVAWDLWEEEQAAEKGVAARSTAQQAGPGRPA is encoded by the coding sequence ATGGTTGACATCGACGAGGATCTGCTGTCCGAAGCGGCCCGGCTGCTGGGCACCACCACGAAGAAGGACACCGTGAACGCGGCCCTCCGGGAGGTGGGCGACCGGATGCGCCGGCTTGAGGCACTCCTGGAGTCGCAGGAGATGGCCGAGCGCGGGGAGGTCGCCTGGGATCTCTGGGAGGAGGAGCAGGCGGCCGAGAAGGGCGTCGCGGCCCGCTCGACCGCACAGCAGGCCGGGCCGGGCCGGCCCGCGTGA
- a CDS encoding septum formation family protein — MRRWTSALALAGAVLLGATGCAPPGGTDGDLTDDWALVGEPTVFTPAAETCHSADFSETVYLSSYAPVECAGSHRLETVHVGTFAGAAAGADKPPAAGSAEFGTAYAECDSRARGFLGADWRTGRLWLGVAVPSTRGWAAGARWFRCDVTELSNVEENGEPVTRTASLKGALGEAGPLRLGCYGATLDRNRTIDRMSRLECSARHNTEFAGVWRAPATLKYPTVDRDWQPFYDGCYTVAARFVGVSQSTVRFRTGVVTLPGGRNDWTAGNRGVRCYLWVSDGAFTRSLKGAGSTGLPVRTG, encoded by the coding sequence ATGCGCCGATGGACGAGCGCCCTGGCGCTGGCCGGGGCCGTGCTGCTCGGCGCCACCGGCTGCGCCCCGCCGGGCGGCACCGACGGCGACCTCACCGACGACTGGGCGCTGGTCGGCGAGCCGACGGTATTCACCCCGGCCGCCGAGACCTGCCATTCCGCGGACTTCTCCGAGACGGTCTACCTGTCGTCGTACGCGCCGGTGGAGTGTGCCGGCAGTCATCGGCTGGAGACGGTGCACGTCGGCACGTTCGCCGGGGCGGCGGCCGGGGCGGACAAGCCGCCGGCAGCGGGCTCGGCCGAATTCGGCACCGCGTACGCGGAGTGCGACAGCCGGGCGCGCGGCTTCCTCGGTGCGGACTGGCGTACCGGCCGGCTGTGGTTGGGCGTGGCGGTGCCGTCGACGAGGGGCTGGGCGGCCGGCGCGCGGTGGTTCCGCTGCGACGTGACGGAACTGTCCAATGTCGAGGAGAACGGCGAGCCGGTCACCCGGACGGCGAGCCTGAAGGGTGCGCTGGGCGAGGCCGGGCCGCTGCGGCTGGGCTGCTACGGCGCCACCCTGGACCGGAACAGGACCATCGACCGGATGTCCCGGCTGGAGTGTTCGGCCCGGCACAACACCGAGTTCGCCGGGGTGTGGCGGGCTCCGGCGACCCTGAAGTACCCGACGGTGGACCGCGACTGGCAGCCGTTCTACGACGGCTGCTACACGGTGGCCGCCCGGTTCGTCGGGGTGTCGCAGAGTACGGTCCGGTTCCGTACCGGTGTGGTGACGTTGCCGGGTGGCCGGAACGACTGGACGGCGGGCAACCGGGGGGTCCGCTGCTACCTGTGGGTCTCCGACGGCGCGTTCACCCGCTCGCTCAAGGGTGCCGGCTCCACCGGCCTGCCCGTCCGGACCGGCTGA
- a CDS encoding DUF2520 domain-containing protein: MTASARPHVMIPRQLTVGVLGAGRVGAVLAAALGRAGHRVVAAAGVSTAARDRIDRLLPGTAVLPADEVARAATDLLLVAVPDDALAEVVTGLARTGVLRPGQVVAHTSGAHGLDVLAPAEAVGAYPLALHPAMTFTGTAEDLHRLPGISYGVTVPEPLRPFAVRLVADLGGVPEWVAGPDRPLYHAALAHGANHLVTLVNEAADLLRAAGVAEPAKVLGPLLRAALDNSLRLGDAALTGPVSRGDAGTIARHLDRLAATAPESVPGYLALARRTADRAIAAGRLRPADADFLLGVLADRDRKVAAA, from the coding sequence ATGACGGCTTCCGCGCGCCCGCATGTCATGATCCCCCGCCAGCTCACCGTCGGGGTGCTCGGCGCCGGCCGGGTCGGTGCCGTGCTCGCTGCCGCGCTGGGCCGGGCCGGGCACCGGGTGGTCGCCGCCGCCGGGGTCTCGACCGCCGCCCGGGACCGGATCGACCGGCTGCTGCCGGGGACCGCCGTACTCCCCGCCGACGAGGTGGCGCGGGCCGCGACAGACCTGCTGCTGGTCGCTGTACCGGACGACGCGCTGGCCGAGGTGGTAACCGGACTGGCCCGGACCGGCGTACTCCGGCCGGGGCAGGTGGTGGCGCACACCTCCGGCGCGCACGGGTTGGACGTACTCGCCCCGGCCGAGGCGGTCGGCGCGTACCCGCTGGCGCTGCACCCGGCGATGACCTTCACCGGTACCGCCGAGGACCTGCACCGGCTGCCCGGCATCTCGTACGGGGTGACCGTCCCGGAGCCGCTGCGGCCGTTCGCGGTCCGGCTGGTCGCCGACCTCGGCGGAGTACCCGAGTGGGTGGCCGGACCGGACCGCCCGCTCTACCACGCGGCGCTCGCGCACGGCGCGAACCATCTGGTCACGCTCGTCAACGAGGCGGCGGACCTGCTCCGGGCCGCCGGGGTGGCCGAGCCGGCGAAGGTGCTCGGGCCGCTGCTGCGGGCCGCCCTGGACAACTCGCTGCGGCTCGGTGACGCCGCGCTGACCGGCCCGGTCTCCCGGGGCGACGCCGGTACGATCGCCCGGCACCTGGACCGGCTCGCCGCCACCGCCCCCGAGTCGGTGCCCGGCTACCTGGCGCTGGCCCGCCGCACCGCCGATCGGGCGATCGCCGCCGGTCGGCTGCGCCCGGCCGACGCCGACTTCCTGCTCGGCGTCCTCGCCGACCGGGACCGGAAGGTCGCCGCCGCGTGA
- a CDS encoding SAM-dependent methyltransferase, which yields MPIGWRAAMTTALYGDQGFFVTGAGPTAHFRTSAHMPLLGAALLRLLDRLDAALGRPDPLQLVDVGAGRGELLGTLARLAPPALAARLRLTAVELAPRPDGLPEWVDWRPEPPERIVGLLLATEWLDNVPLDVAEPGPGAWRRVLVDPADGTESPGGPLDPAEAAWLDRWWPLPADQCPPDRVEIGLPRDLAWAEAVGSLHRGLALAVDYGHLRKARPRHGTLTGFRAGRQVGPVPDGSRDLTAHVAIDSVAAAGTAVAGQPYTLVEQHTALRALGVDGRRPALALASTDPAGYLRALAGASTAAELTDPAGLGGHWWLLQPVGVEPDPAGWFSAEPVAPAPGRGGR from the coding sequence GTGCCGATCGGATGGCGAGCCGCGATGACCACCGCGCTCTACGGTGACCAGGGGTTCTTCGTCACCGGCGCCGGGCCGACCGCGCACTTCCGGACCAGCGCGCACATGCCGCTGCTCGGCGCGGCACTGCTGCGCCTGCTGGACCGGCTCGACGCGGCGCTGGGCCGGCCGGACCCGCTGCAGCTGGTCGATGTCGGTGCCGGCCGGGGTGAACTGCTCGGCACGCTGGCCAGGCTCGCCCCGCCGGCTCTCGCCGCCCGGCTTCGGCTCACCGCCGTCGAGCTGGCGCCACGCCCGGACGGACTGCCGGAGTGGGTTGACTGGCGCCCGGAGCCGCCGGAGCGGATCGTCGGGCTGCTGCTCGCGACCGAGTGGCTGGACAACGTACCGCTGGACGTGGCGGAACCCGGTCCGGGCGCCTGGCGACGAGTCCTCGTCGACCCGGCCGACGGGACCGAGTCGCCGGGCGGCCCACTCGACCCGGCCGAGGCGGCGTGGCTGGACCGGTGGTGGCCGCTCCCGGCCGACCAGTGCCCGCCGGATCGGGTCGAGATCGGGCTGCCCCGGGACCTCGCCTGGGCCGAGGCGGTCGGCAGCCTGCATCGAGGGCTGGCCCTGGCCGTCGACTACGGGCACCTGCGGAAGGCCCGTCCGCGTCACGGCACGCTTACCGGGTTCCGGGCCGGCCGGCAGGTCGGTCCAGTACCGGACGGCAGCCGAGACCTGACCGCGCACGTCGCGATCGACTCTGTGGCGGCGGCCGGTACGGCGGTGGCTGGCCAGCCGTACACCCTGGTCGAGCAGCACACCGCGCTACGTGCGCTCGGTGTCGACGGACGACGACCGGCCCTGGCGCTTGCCTCGACCGACCCGGCCGGCTATCTGCGGGCGCTCGCCGGTGCGTCCACGGCGGCCGAGCTGACCGATCCGGCCGGCCTCGGCGGGCACTGGTGGCTGCTCCAACCGGTCGGCGTCGAGCCGGACCCGGCCGGATGGTTCAGTGCAGAACCCGTTGCACCGGCACCCGGGCGAGGCGGGAGATGA
- the panC gene encoding pantoate--beta-alanine ligase produces the protein MTEVLRTRAELAATLASLPGDLAVVMTMGALHSGHEALLRAARERAGTVLATIFVNPLQFGPNEDFDRYPRTFEADLAVCRAAGVRYVFAPSREELYPDGEPMVRVDPGSLGEELEGASRPGFFTGVLTVVAKLLNLLRPDVAIFGEKDYQQLTLVRRMVRDLELDVEIVGVPTVREPDGLALSSRNRYLSAQERTAALRLSAALRAGADAAGAGRGADAALAAAYRAFGEGTTGAAKLDYLVLTAPDLGPAPVTGPARMLVAAWVGSTRLIDNMAVELAPATAPGG, from the coding sequence ATGACCGAGGTACTGCGTACCCGGGCGGAGCTGGCGGCGACCCTGGCGTCCCTGCCGGGCGACCTGGCGGTGGTGATGACCATGGGCGCCCTGCACTCCGGGCACGAGGCGCTGCTGCGGGCGGCCCGGGAGCGGGCCGGGACGGTGCTGGCGACGATCTTCGTCAACCCGCTCCAGTTCGGCCCGAACGAGGACTTCGACAGGTACCCCCGGACCTTCGAGGCCGACCTGGCGGTCTGCCGGGCGGCCGGGGTCAGGTACGTCTTCGCCCCGTCCCGAGAGGAGCTGTACCCGGACGGCGAGCCGATGGTCCGGGTCGACCCGGGCAGCCTCGGCGAGGAGCTGGAGGGCGCCAGCCGCCCCGGCTTCTTCACCGGCGTGTTGACCGTGGTGGCGAAGCTGCTCAACCTGCTCCGCCCGGACGTCGCGATCTTCGGCGAGAAGGACTACCAGCAGCTCACCCTGGTCCGCCGGATGGTCCGGGACCTGGAGTTGGACGTGGAGATCGTCGGGGTGCCGACGGTCCGTGAGCCGGACGGGCTGGCGCTGTCCAGCCGCAACCGCTACCTCTCGGCCCAGGAGCGGACCGCCGCGCTGCGGCTGTCGGCGGCGCTGCGGGCGGGCGCGGACGCCGCCGGGGCCGGCCGGGGTGCCGACGCCGCGCTGGCCGCCGCCTACCGGGCCTTCGGCGAGGGTACGACCGGCGCCGCCAAGCTGGATTACCTGGTGCTGACCGCCCCGGACCTCGGCCCGGCTCCGGTGACCGGCCCGGCCCGGATGCTGGTGGCCGCCTGGGTCGGTTCGACCCGGCTGATCGACAACATGGCTGTCGAACTGGCTCCGGCCACCGCACCGGGCGGCTGA
- the nadC gene encoding carboxylating nicotinate-nucleotide diphosphorylase: MTDSTIGALRAGGLDPAEVERIVRAALEEDLGPERLDVTSVATIPAEQVDSADVVARADGVLAGLAVAAAVFELAGGPDVRVLPVAGDGAEVAEGEVLATVTGPTRGLLTAERTALNLLCRLSGVATHTRAWVAALGDSKATVLDTRKTTPGLRPLEKYAVRAGGGANKRLGLYDVAMIKDNHKLAAGGIGPAYRRVRQAFPEVPVQVEVTTVAEALEAVEAGADFLLCDNMSPALLAEVVAAVGDRAELEATGGLTLETAAEYAATGVDYLSVGALTHSSPILDIALDLRSRAA; the protein is encoded by the coding sequence CTGACGGATTCGACGATCGGGGCGCTGCGGGCCGGCGGGCTCGACCCGGCGGAGGTGGAACGCATCGTCCGGGCGGCACTCGAGGAGGATCTGGGGCCGGAGCGGCTGGATGTGACGAGTGTGGCCACCATCCCGGCCGAGCAGGTCGACAGCGCCGACGTGGTGGCCCGGGCCGACGGGGTGCTGGCCGGGCTGGCGGTGGCGGCGGCCGTCTTCGAGCTGGCCGGCGGCCCGGACGTACGGGTGCTGCCGGTGGCCGGCGACGGTGCCGAGGTCGCCGAGGGGGAGGTGCTGGCCACGGTCACCGGGCCGACCCGGGGACTGCTCACCGCCGAGCGGACCGCCCTGAACCTGCTCTGCCGGCTCTCCGGGGTGGCCACCCACACCCGGGCCTGGGTGGCGGCGCTGGGCGACAGCAAGGCGACGGTACTGGACACCCGGAAGACCACCCCGGGGCTGCGCCCGCTGGAGAAGTACGCGGTACGGGCCGGCGGCGGCGCGAACAAGCGCCTCGGCCTGTACGACGTGGCGATGATCAAGGACAACCACAAGTTGGCGGCCGGCGGCATCGGGCCGGCGTACCGGCGGGTCCGGCAGGCGTTCCCGGAGGTGCCGGTGCAGGTCGAGGTGACCACGGTGGCCGAGGCGCTGGAGGCGGTGGAGGCCGGCGCCGACTTCCTGCTCTGCGACAACATGTCCCCGGCGCTGCTGGCCGAGGTGGTCGCGGCGGTCGGCGACCGGGCCGAGCTGGAGGCGACCGGCGGGCTGACCCTGGAAACCGCCGCCGAGTACGCGGCGACCGGCGTGGACTACCTCTCGGTTGGGGCGTTGACCCACTCCTCGCCTATCTTGGACATCGCACTGGACCTCCGCTCGCGCGCCGCGTAG